CGTCCTCGGCCAGCTGATCGCGCTCTACGAACACAAGGTGTTCGTGCAGGGCGCGGTGTGGAACATCGACTCCTTCGACCAGTGGGGGGTCGAACTGGGCAAGGTGCTGGCCAAGCGGATCGAACCCGCCCTGACCGAGGGCGCGGAGGTGCCCGGCCTGGACCCCTCCACCAAGGCCCTGGTCGCCCGGTACCGGCAGCTGCGCGGCCGGAGCTGACCCCGCCGGCCTCCGCGGCAGCCCTTTCTGTGCGCCCTCTGTGCCGATCCTTTAAGGTTGGGCGACTTCAGGGGAGGGGCACATGGCGTACAGAGGGCTCGCCGCGGCGGTCGCGGTGGCCGTGGTCGGGGTGTCGGCGGTGGGCTGCGGCAGCAGGGGGGAGCCGGCGGAGGCGAAGAACGGCCGGCCGGCACCGGCCTACCAGGCGCTGTCGGACGTGCCGGAGCGGCTGGGCAACGACGGCACGACCATCATGGTCGGCGACCCGGCCGCCCCCGTCACCGTGCACCTGTACGAGGACCCGCGGTGCCCGGTGTGCAAGGATTTCGAGACCGGCGGAGGAGCGCCGCGGCTGCGCGCGGCGACCATCCGGCGGGAGGCGAGGACCGAGTACACCCTGGCCTCCTTCCTGGACGACCGGCTCGGCGGCGCCGGGTCGAGAAAGGCGGTCAACGCCCTGCGGGCCGCCCTGGACAAGGGCAGGTTCGCCGAGTACCACGACGTGCTCTACGCCCACCAGCCCGAGGAGAGCGTCGACGGGTTCACCGACGCCTTCCTGCTGAAGCTGGCCGCGCGCGTTCCCGGGCTGCGCGGCCCGGACTTCGACTCGGCGGTGAAGACCATGAAGTACCGCTCCTTCGTGGACCAGGCCGAGGAGGTGTACGAGGAGGCGGGTGGAGCACAGGACCCCCACGGCCCCGGCACCCCGACCGCCGAGATCGACGACGTGCGCATCCCGGCCGAGTACAACGCGGTGCTGTTCGACGGCGACGCCTTCGCCGGGCTGCTCACGAAGATCCGGGCCCACCCCGAGCAGTGGCACGACGTCGCACCCTGACGGCCGTCAGGCCACCGCGCTGAAGGTGTCCGCGAGGCGCCCGCGTGCCGAGCGGGCCGCGGGCAGCGCGGCCAGTCCCGCCGCCCCCAGCACGGCGGCCGCACCCAGCGCGAGCAGCAGTACGGGCGAGGGGGCCTGGGCGATACCGGCCCCGATCCCGCTGGAGCTGCCCTGGGCGTCGATCAGCCGGTGGCCCAGCGGCAGCCCCAGCGCCGTGGCGGCGATCGCCGCGGCCAGGGCCGTACAGCTCGTCGCCGTGACGGTGATCGCGGTGATCTGCCGTGGCGACATGCCGATCGCCTTCAGCGCCAGCACGTCCCGTTCGCCCTCGCGGATGCTGCCGCCGATGGCGGTGAGCAGCTCGACCAGCCCGATCAGGGCCAGCACGGCGATCAGTCCGGCGACGACGCCGCGCAGCGGGGACAGCCCGTCGGCCGGGTTCGTCACGGGGTGCACATCGAGGTGCCCCCGGCCGGACCGGGCGAGCGCGGCGGCCACGCTCTTCGCGTCGGCGCCGGGGCGCAGCCGCAGTTCCCAGAAGGCCGGGGTCAGCGCGGGGTCGTTCTCGCGCAGGGTGTCCAGGGAGGTGGTCACGACCCGGCCGGCGTTCTGCGGTTCGATGCTGCGGCCGACGATGTGCAGGATCTGCGGCCGGTCGCCCACCGTCATGCGCACCCAGTCGCCGACCCGCGCGTGCAGCAGGTCCAGCAGGCCCTGGCCGGCCACCGCCTCGTCCGGTCCGCGGGCCGCGCGGCCCGCGGCGAGGGCGTACGGGTAGGGCTCGGCGCGGGTGCCGACGCCGCGCAGCGCGATGGTGCCGGTCTGGCCGGGGACCAGCGCGGCGACCTCGACTCCGGGATAGGCGGCGGCGACCCGGGGGTCGCCGGTCAGCACGGACCGCACCCCGGACGCGGTCAGGGCGCCGTCCGTGCGGACGGTGAGCGAGGTGGGCAGGCCCACGCGGTCGGGGCTGCTGTGGAAGCGGTCGATCGTGGTCCAGGCGCTGAGCGCCACCACGATCAGCAGCAGCGGCAGCGTCAGCCGGGCCACCGCGGCCAGCGACCGGCCGCGCCCCGCGAACGCCTTGTGGCAGCCGAGGACCAGGGCGGCCGGCAGCCGCAGACCGAGCGCCCGCCGGGCCACACCGGTCAGCCGACCGACGGCCGGCCCGGCGCGGCGCGGCACGGGAACCGGCGGTACCCGACCGGCCCGCCACGCCGCGAGACCCGTGGTCAGGCCGATGAACAGCACCGCGCTCACGGGCACCACGCACAGCGCCACCGTGTGCCCGGGCAGCCCCTGCCAGACGCCCACGGCGTCCCCGAGCCGGCCCGGGATCCGGCGGCCCAGGGTCTCGGCGAGCGCGGCCGCGGCGAGAGAGCCGAGCAGGGCGTACGCCAGGTGCTGGAGCAGGAAGATCCGCACCACCTGGCCGGGCGTGAAGCCGATCGCCTTCAGCACCGAGATGTCCCGCAGATGCCCCCGGATGCGGGTGGCGATCGCGCCGTGCACGGCGAACCCGGCGGCGATCAGGGCACCCAGGCCGAACAGGCCGAGCACCTGGCCCAGCAGCCGGTCGTCGCCCTGGGCCGCCGAGCGCGCCTGCTGCCAGGTGGACACCTCGCCGACCGCGCCCGCCCCCAGCACGGTGACCGCCCGCTGCACCGCGTAGTCCGTGTCGGCCGGGTCGGCGAGCCGCAGGCCGATCACCTGGCCGCCGGGGGCGCGTACGGCGGACGGCAGCGCCCAGACCAGCCCCGGCTGCTCGCCCGGGCTGTAGCGGGGCTCGGCGCTGTCCGCGATGCCCTCCACGGTCAGGGTGCGGGCCGTACCGGGCAGGGTGAGGGTGTCCCCGGGCTCGGCCAGCAGCGCGCGGGCCAGGCTGCTCTCCAGCACCACGCCGTCCGGTTCGGCCGGGTCCAGCCAGTGCCCGGAGGCGAGCAGCGGCCGCCCGACGGAAGGCAGCCGCGGAGTGCCGCGCAGCTCCACGGAGGCGCGGGCGCCGCGTACGGAGACGGTGGCGGACTCGGTGCGGTAGGGGCCGGCCACGGCCTGGACCCCGTCCAGCCGGGCCAGGGCGCCGGCGTCGGCGGACGGCACGGTGTGGATCCACACGTGCGCCCCGCGGGCCTGGGTGAAGACCCGCTGCCAGGGATTGGTGGCGTACCCGAACAGGGCGGTGGCCAGCAGCAGCGAGGCGACGATCCCGGCGGTGGCCAGCATGAGGAACAGCGCCTCGCCCCGGTGCGTGCGCAGGTCGGAGTGCGCCCAGCGGAGGGCGGCCCGCACATCCCTGAGATCCGGCACCGTCAGTCCCTCAGCTCCAGCACGCCCGAGATGCCCGGCCTGCGGGGCGCGGGCGCGCCGTCCAGCGGGGCGTCGTCGGCTATGCGGCCGTCGAAGAAGCTGATCACGC
This genomic interval from Streptomyces sp. NBC_00557 contains the following:
- a CDS encoding DsbA family protein, whose protein sequence is MAYRGLAAAVAVAVVGVSAVGCGSRGEPAEAKNGRPAPAYQALSDVPERLGNDGTTIMVGDPAAPVTVHLYEDPRCPVCKDFETGGGAPRLRAATIRREARTEYTLASFLDDRLGGAGSRKAVNALRAALDKGRFAEYHDVLYAHQPEESVDGFTDAFLLKLAARVPGLRGPDFDSAVKTMKYRSFVDQAEEVYEEAGGAQDPHGPGTPTAEIDDVRIPAEYNAVLFDGDAFAGLLTKIRAHPEQWHDVAP
- a CDS encoding FtsX-like permease family protein; protein product: MRAALRWAHSDLRTHRGEALFLMLATAGIVASLLLATALFGYATNPWQRVFTQARGAHVWIHTVPSADAGALARLDGVQAVAGPYRTESATVSVRGARASVELRGTPRLPSVGRPLLASGHWLDPAEPDGVVLESSLARALLAEPGDTLTLPGTARTLTVEGIADSAEPRYSPGEQPGLVWALPSAVRAPGGQVIGLRLADPADTDYAVQRAVTVLGAGAVGEVSTWQQARSAAQGDDRLLGQVLGLFGLGALIAAGFAVHGAIATRIRGHLRDISVLKAIGFTPGQVVRIFLLQHLAYALLGSLAAAALAETLGRRIPGRLGDAVGVWQGLPGHTVALCVVPVSAVLFIGLTTGLAAWRAGRVPPVPVPRRAGPAVGRLTGVARRALGLRLPAALVLGCHKAFAGRGRSLAAVARLTLPLLLIVVALSAWTTIDRFHSSPDRVGLPTSLTVRTDGALTASGVRSVLTGDPRVAAAYPGVEVAALVPGQTGTIALRGVGTRAEPYPYALAAGRAARGPDEAVAGQGLLDLLHARVGDWVRMTVGDRPQILHIVGRSIEPQNAGRVVTTSLDTLRENDPALTPAFWELRLRPGADAKSVAAALARSGRGHLDVHPVTNPADGLSPLRGVVAGLIAVLALIGLVELLTAIGGSIREGERDVLALKAIGMSPRQITAITVTATSCTALAAAIAATALGLPLGHRLIDAQGSSSGIGAGIAQAPSPVLLLALGAAAVLGAAGLAALPAARSARGRLADTFSAVA